The following are from one region of the Methyloprofundus sedimenti genome:
- a CDS encoding DUF364 domain-containing protein, whose protein sequence is MEDPKRIYECLLDYCSSTKIIERVSIGLVWTVCQTLQHEALHSGLSMTPVAPTRTLKWPGTLAGKPLKDVAQGIMQWEPYQATTAMAAINCSINQGSDLPECELLTAQKGSANLTVFEYFLPLIQNQKVVVIGHYPGIEHYIEQYGWQVLERTPVTGDLPDPACEFLLPDADWIFLSASSLANKTFPRLAELSQSAKTVLMGPTVPWLAELYQFGIDYLAGVEVVDPQALYQTAAEGGGVRIFETGVRYKVLALTEENNLLWFKKKIAATYTRKQTLSQAMDQWYSQGNNKRFPQYAELHDTNHQLSLLDSGYKTLFDQQQST, encoded by the coding sequence ATGGAAGATCCCAAGCGAATTTATGAATGTTTATTAGATTATTGCAGTAGTACAAAAATAATAGAACGTGTCAGTATCGGTTTAGTCTGGACAGTCTGCCAGACGCTTCAACATGAAGCCTTGCATTCCGGGCTGTCCATGACGCCTGTAGCCCCGACACGCACACTAAAATGGCCGGGAACACTTGCAGGTAAACCGCTAAAAGATGTCGCTCAAGGAATAATGCAATGGGAGCCCTACCAGGCAACAACGGCAATGGCAGCAATTAATTGCAGTATTAATCAGGGTTCAGACCTGCCCGAATGTGAGTTATTGACAGCGCAAAAAGGCTCGGCTAATTTAACAGTCTTTGAATATTTTTTACCGTTAATCCAGAATCAGAAAGTGGTTGTTATTGGCCATTACCCCGGGATTGAGCATTATATTGAGCAATATGGCTGGCAGGTTTTAGAACGTACACCTGTGACTGGTGACCTGCCTGATCCCGCCTGTGAATTTTTATTACCTGATGCAGACTGGATTTTCTTATCGGCAAGCAGTTTAGCCAATAAGACTTTTCCTCGCTTAGCTGAACTTTCACAGTCTGCTAAAACGGTATTAATGGGACCTACAGTGCCCTGGTTAGCTGAGTTGTATCAATTTGGTATTGATTATTTAGCAGGTGTAGAAGTGGTTGATCCACAGGCTTTATATCAAACCGCCGCTGAAGGCGGGGGTGTGCGTATTTTTGAAACAGGCGTTAGATATAAAGTTCTGGCTTTAACTGAAGAAAATAATTTACTTTGGTTCAAGAAAAAAATCGCAGCGACCTACACAAGAAAACAAACACTTTCGCAAGCGATGGATCAATGGTACAGCCAGGGAAATAATAAGCGTTTTCCTCAATATGCTGAATTACATGACACGAATCATCAGCTATCGCTTTTAGATAGCGGATATAAAACACTTTTTGATCAACAACAATCAACCTAG
- a CDS encoding (2Fe-2S) ferredoxin domain-containing protein produces MPRPEKHVFVCTQSRPEGHPRGSCGIKGCAEVMNEFMTQMQTRNLFEKIALTNTGCLGPCMMGSSVLVYPEGVMYGKVTKADVKTIIEEHLLGGKPVEKLIVPAEVW; encoded by the coding sequence ATGCCTAGACCAGAAAAACACGTATTTGTTTGTACTCAAAGTCGTCCGGAAGGACACCCTAGAGGTTCATGTGGTATTAAGGGGTGTGCTGAGGTGATGAATGAGTTTATGACTCAGATGCAAACCCGCAATTTGTTTGAAAAGATAGCGCTGACCAATACAGGTTGCCTGGGGCCGTGCATGATGGGCTCAAGTGTACTCGTTTATCCAGAAGGCGTGATGTATGGAAAAGTTACGAAAGCGGATGTGAAAACCATTATCGAAGAACATTTGTTAGGCGGCAAACCAGTAGAAAAGCTCATCGTTCCAGCTGAGGTTTGGTAG
- the fdxB gene encoding ferredoxin III, nif-specific, whose protein sequence is MADNITGVTFGGTVWTPAYVSDLNQETCIGCGRCFKVCPRDVFDLVEKSEALDPEDFDDDYGDFEDDDENSMVMSLKDRMDCIGCEACSKVCPKSCFTHEHKQAA, encoded by the coding sequence ATGGCAGATAATATTACCGGAGTAACCTTTGGCGGAACTGTATGGACGCCAGCGTATGTCTCTGATTTGAATCAAGAAACCTGTATAGGCTGTGGACGTTGTTTTAAAGTGTGTCCGCGTGATGTATTTGACTTGGTGGAAAAGTCTGAGGCACTTGACCCTGAAGATTTTGATGATGATTATGGGGATTTTGAAGATGATGACGAAAACAGTATGGTCATGAGTCTGAAAGATCGTATGGACTGTATCGGCTGTGAAGCCTGTTCAAAAGTCTGCCCTAAATCATGTTTTACGCACGAACATAAACAAGCAGCATAG
- a CDS encoding CCE_0567 family metalloprotein: MSPEEIKKLEKNVKKTKRLASEQAMELHDLIEDSLPAAYKDLMGIAEATFEACKAWDEANQALMAAQSETA; the protein is encoded by the coding sequence ATGAGCCCTGAAGAAATAAAAAAGCTTGAAAAGAACGTAAAAAAAACCAAACGCCTGGCGAGTGAACAGGCAATGGAGTTGCATGATTTGATTGAAGATAGCTTACCAGCAGCTTATAAAGACCTTATGGGCATTGCAGAGGCAACTTTTGAGGCCTGTAAAGCATGGGATGAAGCAAATCAGGCGTTGATGGCAGCTCAGTCAGAAACTGCATAG
- a CDS encoding NifX-associated nitrogen fixation protein, translated as MSAVLQVVEENDPFLDKFFVGEMLKQLKALDSYGTYDGWSNAKILDPLILTKERKKEIPVIGDPDEITLARVKAYYSALAATLEHETNLMAVTLVNISHEGFGRALVMVGKLIVIDKVLRDTHRFGFSSVEAMCEQSEKLIAKAKELLEKYPGAATD; from the coding sequence GTGAGTGCAGTCTTACAAGTAGTAGAAGAAAATGATCCATTTCTGGATAAATTTTTTGTTGGTGAAATGTTAAAACAGTTAAAAGCTTTAGATTCGTATGGGACTTATGATGGCTGGTCAAATGCAAAGATTCTTGATCCTTTAATTTTAACCAAAGAGCGTAAAAAAGAAATTCCTGTTATTGGCGATCCTGATGAGATTACTTTAGCCAGAGTCAAAGCTTATTATAGTGCGCTTGCAGCAACTTTAGAACATGAAACTAATCTGATGGCCGTCACCTTGGTAAATATTTCACATGAAGGCTTTGGGCGTGCTTTAGTCATGGTGGGCAAGTTAATTGTTATTGATAAAGTGTTACGTGATACGCATCGTTTTGGCTTTTCGAGTGTAGAAGCCATGTGTGAGCAAAGTGAAAAACTGATAGCTAAAGCGAAAGAGTTATTAGAAAAATACCCTGGTGCAGCGACTGACTAA
- the nifX gene encoding nitrogen fixation protein NifX has translation MSTSLKVAFASTDMKHVNQHFGSAKSFAIYTLNPDKFEFLEAAQFGSLDQDGNEDKLAVKFDLLQGCAAVYCQAVGASAVKQLVALGIQPVKVNDDSPIEKLLDDLQSELRAGPSSWLARAIKQQSSDDPKRFNDMAEEDWQE, from the coding sequence ATGAGTACTTCATTGAAAGTTGCTTTTGCAAGCACGGATATGAAACACGTTAATCAACATTTTGGATCAGCTAAATCCTTTGCTATTTATACGCTGAATCCCGATAAATTTGAATTTCTTGAAGCGGCGCAATTTGGTTCATTAGATCAGGATGGCAATGAAGATAAGCTCGCCGTCAAGTTTGATTTGTTGCAAGGTTGTGCTGCTGTGTATTGTCAGGCAGTCGGTGCTTCCGCTGTTAAACAGTTAGTTGCGCTCGGTATTCAGCCCGTTAAGGTCAATGATGATAGCCCAATAGAAAAGTTACTCGATGACCTGCAGAGCGAATTACGTGCAGGGCCTTCAAGTTGGCTGGCGCGTGCGATAAAGCAACAAAGTTCAGATGATCCTAAGCGATTTAATGACATGGCCGAAGAAGATTGGCAGGAATAA
- the nifN gene encoding nitrogenase iron-molybdenum cofactor biosynthesis protein NifN, with protein MVEIIKRKKALSVNPLKASQPIGGSLATLGFNHAIPMLHGSQGCTAFAKVFFVRHFREPIPLQTTAMDQGSSVMGADENVVEGLKNIAEKSKPALITVLTTGLAETQGADVQRNVLEFREKYPEYADVAVVAVNTPDFTGCAETGYAATVTEIIRVTVPDAEQAGTTPGSRKHQVNVLCSAMLTPGDIEALTYLLEQFELRPVFVPNIADSLDGALTEDEFSPVTIGGTPVSEMATLGEAKATLVIGPSMHKAGELLAQKTGVPSYEFEHLYGLAANDALVHALANISVREVPERIERQRMQLQDAMLDTHFMLGQLRVALAADPDQLNAFAYFLKEMGSEVVAAVSPSPAASLAGLPVAQVKIGDLEDLELIAKEHKAQLVIGNSHATATAERLGVPILRAGFPQFDIIGGYQKTWIGYRGSRQTLFDLANLVINFTHEEIPEYHSVYAQKPLNEQTQSCH; from the coding sequence ATGGTTGAAATCATTAAACGTAAAAAAGCGCTATCGGTTAATCCGCTAAAAGCGAGTCAGCCTATTGGTGGTTCGCTGGCAACCCTGGGTTTTAATCATGCAATACCTATGTTGCATGGCTCACAAGGGTGTACAGCGTTTGCAAAAGTCTTCTTTGTGCGTCATTTTCGTGAACCTATTCCTTTGCAAACAACCGCGATGGATCAGGGCAGTTCAGTCATGGGCGCTGATGAAAATGTAGTTGAAGGTCTAAAGAATATTGCCGAGAAAAGCAAGCCTGCTTTGATTACTGTGTTAACCACTGGTTTAGCTGAAACCCAAGGCGCAGATGTGCAGCGCAATGTGCTCGAATTTCGTGAAAAATATCCTGAATATGCTGATGTTGCCGTAGTCGCGGTGAATACCCCTGACTTTACGGGATGTGCAGAAACAGGATATGCCGCGACGGTGACAGAAATTATTCGTGTGACGGTTCCAGATGCAGAACAGGCAGGGACGACACCCGGTAGTCGAAAACATCAAGTCAATGTTTTGTGCAGTGCGATGCTGACGCCTGGTGACATAGAAGCCTTAACCTATCTGTTAGAGCAATTTGAGTTACGACCTGTGTTTGTACCCAATATTGCCGACTCTCTTGATGGTGCTTTAACTGAAGATGAATTTTCACCCGTAACCATTGGCGGTACGCCTGTTTCAGAAATGGCAACTTTAGGGGAAGCGAAGGCAACTCTGGTTATAGGGCCGTCAATGCACAAAGCCGGCGAACTCTTAGCACAGAAAACGGGGGTACCCAGTTACGAATTTGAACATCTATATGGATTAGCCGCGAATGACGCTTTGGTGCATGCATTGGCAAATATCAGTGTTCGTGAGGTGCCTGAACGTATAGAGCGCCAGCGTATGCAATTACAGGATGCCATGCTGGATACGCATTTTATGTTAGGTCAATTACGGGTTGCCTTAGCAGCGGATCCGGATCAACTCAATGCGTTTGCTTATTTTCTTAAAGAAATGGGCTCTGAAGTGGTTGCGGCAGTATCACCCAGTCCCGCCGCAAGTTTAGCCGGATTACCCGTAGCTCAGGTGAAGATTGGTGATTTGGAAGATCTGGAGTTGATTGCTAAAGAGCACAAAGCGCAATTAGTGATCGGTAATTCGCATGCGACAGCAACCGCTGAAAGGTTAGGTGTTCCGATTCTACGAGCAGGATTTCCGCAGTTCGATATTATCGGCGGTTACCAGAAAACATGGATAGGTTACCGCGGCTCTCGTCAGACACTGTTTGATTTAGCCAATTTGGTCATCAATTTTACACACGAGGAAATACCTGAGTATCACTCGGTGTATGCACAGAAACCTTTAAACGAGCAAACGCAGTCATGTCATTAA
- the nifE gene encoding nitrogenase iron-molybdenum cofactor biosynthesis protein NifE has translation MKSTKDIAELLDEPACEHNKKEKSGCAKPKPGSAAGGCAFDGAQIALLPIADVAHIVHGPIACAGSSWDNRGTRSSGAQLYRIGMTTDLTEQDIIMGRSEKRLLHSIKQAIDSYQPPAVFIYNTCVPALVGDDLNAVCKSAEELWGVPVVPIDCAGFYGTKNLGNRIAGDAMVKHVIGTREPDSLPVGSERDGITVHDVNLVGEYNIAGEFWHVLPLLDELGLRVLCTLSGDARFREVQTMHKAEVNMMVCSKAMVNVARKLQSSYGTPWFEGSFYGITDTSQSLRDFARAINDADLTARTEALIAREEARIRELLIPWKERLNGKRVLLFTGGVKSWSVISALQDLGMVVVATGTKKSTEEDKARIRELMGEETMMIDDGSPKALLKVVKDYKADILIAGGRNMYTALKAKVPFLDINQEREFGYAGYAGMLELVRQLSLTIESPVWPAVRARAPWKSEKVA, from the coding sequence ATGAAATCGACAAAAGATATTGCAGAGTTATTAGACGAGCCTGCTTGTGAGCATAACAAAAAGGAGAAATCCGGTTGTGCTAAACCCAAGCCCGGATCGGCAGCCGGTGGTTGTGCTTTTGATGGTGCTCAGATAGCATTATTACCTATTGCTGATGTCGCACATATAGTGCATGGTCCTATCGCCTGCGCCGGGAGTTCATGGGATAACCGGGGCACACGATCATCGGGTGCGCAGTTGTACCGGATAGGTATGACCACTGATTTGACCGAGCAGGATATTATTATGGGGCGCAGTGAAAAGCGCTTGCTGCACTCTATTAAGCAGGCGATAGACAGTTATCAGCCACCTGCTGTGTTTATTTATAATACCTGTGTACCTGCCCTGGTTGGTGACGATCTCAACGCCGTGTGTAAATCGGCTGAAGAACTCTGGGGAGTGCCGGTTGTCCCGATAGATTGTGCGGGGTTCTATGGAACCAAAAATTTAGGTAACCGTATCGCAGGCGATGCGATGGTCAAACATGTGATAGGTACGCGTGAACCTGATAGTTTGCCCGTTGGTTCAGAGCGGGACGGCATCACAGTGCATGATGTCAATCTAGTCGGGGAATACAACATAGCCGGCGAATTCTGGCATGTTTTACCCTTGCTTGATGAACTCGGTTTACGCGTGCTATGTACTTTATCTGGCGATGCCCGTTTCCGCGAAGTACAAACCATGCATAAGGCCGAAGTCAATATGATGGTCTGTTCTAAAGCCATGGTTAACGTTGCCCGTAAATTACAAAGTAGCTATGGAACGCCCTGGTTTGAAGGCAGTTTCTATGGTATTACCGATACCAGTCAATCTTTACGTGATTTCGCCAGGGCTATTAATGATGCTGATTTAACGGCAAGAACGGAAGCTTTGATAGCGCGTGAAGAAGCAAGAATTAGAGAGCTACTGATTCCATGGAAAGAGCGATTAAACGGTAAACGGGTTTTATTATTTACCGGTGGCGTAAAAAGCTGGTCAGTCATTTCAGCCTTACAGGATTTAGGAATGGTTGTGGTCGCAACGGGAACTAAAAAATCTACCGAAGAAGACAAAGCGAGAATCCGTGAATTAATGGGCGAAGAAACGATGATGATCGATGATGGTAGCCCCAAAGCATTGTTGAAAGTGGTTAAGGACTATAAAGCTGACATACTTATTGCCGGCGGTCGAAACATGTATACCGCACTCAAAGCCAAAGTTCCTTTTTTAGATATTAATCAAGAACGCGAATTTGGCTACGCGGGTTATGCAGGGATGCTGGAGTTAGTCAGGCAATTATCATTAACAATTGAAAGTCCGGTTTGGCCAGCAGTGCGCGCGCGTGCACCGTGGAAATCAGAAAAGGTGGCTTAA
- a CDS encoding cupin domain-containing protein — MKLIASTGIALLLVACQPTKQARLVYPEGIYPQPEWSAVELEQNITIHHLSRNGDSSTHIIRLKNKESPHYHDFHDLNVSVLSGTSIIHFKDYKVELEAGDVIYIPKGTYHWVENTSPNANVVFAVFSPAFDGKDKREAD; from the coding sequence ATGAAATTAATAGCATCTACAGGAATCGCCTTACTTTTAGTTGCCTGTCAGCCCACAAAACAGGCCAGGCTAGTCTATCCAGAGGGTATCTACCCGCAGCCGGAATGGTCAGCAGTTGAGCTTGAACAGAATATCACTATTCATCATTTATCCCGAAATGGAGACTCAAGCACTCATATCATTCGTTTGAAAAATAAAGAATCCCCGCACTACCATGACTTTCATGATCTTAATGTCTCAGTCTTATCAGGCACCAGCATTATTCATTTTAAAGATTACAAAGTAGAGCTGGAAGCAGGTGATGTGATTTATATCCCTAAAGGAACCTATCATTGGGTTGAAAATACGTCGCCTAACGCCAATGTTGTTTTTGCCGTTTTTTCACCCGCGTTTGACGGCAAAGATAAACGTGAAGCAGATTAA
- a CDS encoding DUF2750 domain-containing protein, which translates to MRYEPYEDEYAAVPNMTDAELLEYFLYRFFETEEIWGLKENAFSWVTREINGQVTQPIWPYKRYANEAAVGDWEGFVPVAESLEFFLETSLHQLVAQDVLLEVMPRKFEAGCLISAQRLCGIMEGMMESGEYTLDG; encoded by the coding sequence ATGCGCTACGAACCTTATGAAGATGAATATGCCGCTGTACCTAATATGACAGATGCTGAACTTTTAGAATATTTCTTATACCGATTTTTTGAAACAGAGGAAATTTGGGGGCTAAAGGAGAATGCATTTAGTTGGGTAACGCGTGAGATTAATGGTCAAGTAACACAGCCGATATGGCCATATAAACGTTATGCAAACGAAGCCGCCGTGGGAGACTGGGAGGGTTTTGTACCCGTTGCAGAATCATTGGAGTTTTTTCTTGAAACCTCTTTACACCAATTGGTCGCACAGGATGTATTACTGGAGGTTATGCCGCGTAAATTTGAGGCAGGTTGTTTAATTAGCGCACAACGTCTGTGCGGCATTATGGAAGGCATGATGGAGTCGGGTGAATATACTTTAGATGGTTAG
- a CDS encoding sterol desaturase family protein, protein MLNDFISGLTSMIILYQEWLNFLGGIDIPIIIFLILVTLMFVEMILVVCLESRTRMIQSYITNMATFVFNSLILSILSISSLLVLAESYQHNGLLSAYNQQDKLLFAFILFDLTLYLWHKANHKFDCLWWFHKVHHCDKSMNSTTAFRVHFIEVILSILVKALFIFITGIEASLVAICEGVSTLFVIFHHLNLPIRGEKWFKWLFIVPSLHRVHHSSLRKEHDSNYGAVFSIWDRLFRTLKETRPDEIGLINVKTLSFFELLKFGLLPDISSLASDSGKMPKPENINWMVAEAAYYFAEHRGFASGFDQLDWYKAEQQIRESIEMQKIHHVREYTEMQKIREPHFDFFKQIGHALVAFNNHITLQQKDQNQGHQGITS, encoded by the coding sequence ATGTTAAATGATTTCATATCCGGGCTTACATCGATGATAATTCTGTATCAAGAATGGTTAAATTTTCTTGGCGGTATTGATATACCCATAATTATCTTTCTGATTCTTGTCACTTTAATGTTTGTAGAAATGATCCTGGTCGTTTGTCTTGAATCCAGAACCAGAATGATCCAATCCTACATAACAAACATGGCTACTTTTGTGTTCAATAGTCTCATTTTATCGATACTATCTATTTCATCCTTATTAGTATTGGCAGAAAGTTATCAGCATAATGGATTGTTGAGTGCTTACAATCAACAGGATAAGCTTTTGTTTGCATTTATCCTGTTTGATCTAACACTTTACCTATGGCACAAAGCAAACCATAAATTTGATTGTCTGTGGTGGTTTCATAAAGTTCATCATTGTGATAAATCAATGAATTCCACGACCGCTTTTCGTGTACATTTTATAGAAGTGATCCTAAGCATTTTGGTTAAAGCACTGTTTATTTTCATCACAGGTATTGAAGCCTCTTTGGTTGCAATTTGTGAAGGTGTATCCACACTGTTTGTTATATTCCATCATTTAAACTTGCCAATTCGAGGCGAAAAATGGTTCAAATGGCTATTTATTGTCCCATCCTTACACCGAGTTCATCATTCTTCTCTGCGCAAAGAACATGATAGTAACTATGGGGCCGTTTTTTCTATATGGGATCGACTATTTAGAACGTTGAAAGAGACACGGCCAGATGAAATTGGCTTAATCAATGTTAAAACTCTAAGCTTTTTTGAATTATTAAAATTTGGGCTTTTACCTGATATATCCAGCCTGGCATCTGACTCAGGTAAAATGCCAAAACCAGAAAATATCAACTGGATGGTAGCTGAAGCGGCCTACTATTTTGCTGAGCATCGTGGTTTTGCTTCTGGTTTTGATCAATTAGACTGGTACAAAGCAGAGCAACAGATAAGAGAGTCCATTGAAATGCAGAAGATTCATCATGTAAGGGAATACACTGAAATGCAGAAGATTCGTGAGCCTCATTTTGACTTTTTTAAGCAGATTGGTCATGCGTTGGTAGCATTCAACAATCATATAACTCTGCAGCAGAAAGATCAAAATCAAGGACATCAGGGTATTACCTCATAG
- a CDS encoding aminotransferase class V-fold PLP-dependent enzyme — MPSLLPDVDTDGLLEYSVVFTDRSLNHMSQKFQGVMKDISSTLKQVYNADAVALVPGGGTYGMEAVARQLATDKKCLIIRNGWFSYRWSQILDMGQIASESIVLKARPVNKDHQAPFIPPPIEEVVETIQREEPDIVFAPHVETSSGMLLPDDYLKSVADAVHAVGGLFVLDCIASGTLWVDMKSTGVDVLISAPQKGWSASPCCGLVMMNTDALGKVESSTSSSFACDLKKWLQIMQAYENDGHAYHATMPTDALEKFHKTMQETKAYGFEKVRTEQLVLGESVRSLLKSKGFKSVAEKGFEAPGVVVYYTKDVTLHNGKAFLQQGLQIAAGVPLQCDEPEDFQTFRIGLFGLDKLHNTERTVNNLEKALQAITS; from the coding sequence ATGCCTAGTTTATTACCTGATGTTGATACTGATGGACTACTTGAATATTCAGTGGTATTTACTGACCGTTCACTAAATCATATGTCCCAAAAATTTCAAGGTGTCATGAAGGATATTTCTTCAACACTAAAACAAGTTTACAATGCTGATGCTGTTGCTCTGGTGCCAGGCGGTGGTACGTATGGCATGGAAGCCGTAGCGCGTCAATTAGCGACCGATAAAAAATGCCTGATTATTCGTAATGGCTGGTTTAGCTACCGTTGGTCTCAAATTTTGGATATGGGACAAATTGCTTCTGAATCTATTGTACTAAAAGCACGTCCTGTGAATAAAGACCATCAGGCTCCCTTTATTCCTCCCCCGATTGAAGAAGTTGTAGAGACTATTCAACGGGAAGAACCTGATATTGTGTTTGCACCTCACGTGGAAACTTCATCAGGCATGCTACTTCCTGACGATTATTTAAAGTCGGTTGCCGATGCTGTCCATGCTGTCGGAGGCCTGTTCGTTTTAGACTGCATTGCTTCCGGTACGCTTTGGGTTGATATGAAGTCCACGGGGGTCGATGTTTTAATCAGCGCTCCGCAAAAAGGCTGGAGTGCCTCACCCTGTTGTGGTCTGGTGATGATGAATACTGACGCATTAGGAAAAGTAGAATCGAGTACAAGTAGCAGTTTTGCCTGTGATTTGAAAAAATGGCTACAAATTATGCAAGCCTATGAAAACGACGGTCATGCCTATCATGCTACTATGCCGACCGATGCTTTAGAAAAATTTCATAAAACCATGCAAGAAACTAAAGCCTATGGCTTTGAAAAAGTGCGTACCGAACAATTAGTATTGGGCGAAAGTGTACGTAGCCTGTTAAAGAGTAAAGGCTTTAAAAGTGTTGCAGAAAAAGGTTTTGAAGCACCCGGCGTTGTCGTTTATTACACTAAAGATGTAACCCTGCATAACGGCAAGGCATTTTTACAACAGGGCTTGCAAATCGCGGCGGGAGTCCCTTTACAATGTGATGAGCCAGAAGATTTTCAGACTTTTCGCATAGGCTTATTTGGCCTGGATAAATTGCATAATACAGAGCGTACTGTTAATAATCTAGAAAAAGCATTGCAGGCAATAACTAGTTAA
- a CDS encoding IS110 family RNA-guided transposase: protein MRSFEATGIYHFDLAVALSRADGIEVMVINPKAAHNFAKALMTRSKTDAIDAENLAIYAERMPFEAWERPADECISLRATARRIAALSKQKTQTKNQLHALESTVETPVLVIEQTEQLIDILDAQIKTLRDSALNIIHQNEDLKQAHSLITGIKGIAQASAVQILSELMILPKDMTARQWVAHAGLDPRIFDSGSSVSKKPRISKVGNKYIRQALYMPALVASRFEPNIQGYYHHLIEDNGLKKVQAVCAVMRKLLHAIHGMLRTNKKFDGARFYTLPITINA from the coding sequence ATGAGAAGTTTCGAGGCAACAGGCATCTATCATTTTGATTTAGCTGTCGCTCTTAGTCGAGCAGACGGTATTGAAGTGATGGTGATTAACCCCAAAGCTGCACACAACTTTGCTAAAGCCTTAATGACGCGCAGCAAAACCGATGCGATTGATGCAGAGAATTTAGCGATTTATGCTGAAAGAATGCCTTTTGAAGCCTGGGAGCGTCCAGCCGATGAATGTATTAGCTTAAGAGCGACTGCGCGTCGTATTGCCGCCTTAAGTAAGCAAAAAACACAAACTAAAAACCAGCTTCATGCTTTGGAATCAACAGTGGAAACACCCGTGCTAGTGATTGAACAGACAGAGCAGTTGATTGATATTTTAGACGCACAAATTAAAACCTTGCGCGACAGTGCACTTAATATCATTCATCAAAATGAAGATCTGAAGCAGGCTCATTCATTAATCACCGGCATCAAAGGGATTGCACAAGCCTCAGCGGTACAAATACTGAGTGAACTGATGATCTTGCCTAAGGATATGACTGCGCGGCAGTGGGTTGCTCATGCAGGGTTGGATCCAAGGATATTTGATTCAGGTAGTAGCGTATCTAAAAAGCCACGCATTAGCAAAGTGGGTAATAAATATATTCGTCAGGCCTTGTATATGCCAGCTTTGGTTGCCAGCCGATTCGAGCCGAATATTCAAGGCTATTATCATCACTTGATTGAGGATAATGGCTTAAAGAAAGTACAAGCGGTCTGTGCTGTGATGCGTAAATTATTACACGCCATCCATGGCATGTTACGTACTAACAAAAAATTCGATGGGGCTCGTTTTTATACGTTACCTATCACTATAAATGCATAA